A single region of the Enterobacter cloacae complex sp. R_G8 genome encodes:
- a CDS encoding DNA cytosine methyltransferase, whose product MSEPAPEQAVKSTASVQALLRQLLDIYDAKTLANQLVAHGEGHWSPAIIKRLITSERAGHRLSDGEFRYLQTLLPRPSAAHPHYAFRFIDLFAGIGGIRHGFEAIGGQCVFTSEWNKHAVRTYKANWYCDPDAHRFNADIRDVTLSHKSGVSDEEAAEHIRQNIPAHDVLLAGFPCQPFSLAGVSKKNALGRAHGFACDTQGTLFFDVVRIIDARRPAIFVLENVKNLKSHDGGKTFRIIMQTLDELGYDVADSEDTGADDPKIIDGKHFLPQHRERIVLVGFRRDLNLKGDFTLRDIPSLYPARRPSVADLLEPAVDAKFILTPVLWKYLYRYAKKHQAKGNGFGFGMVNPNDPHCVTRTLSARYYKDGAEILIDRGWDKALGEKDFDNPENQRHRPRRLTPRECARLMGFETPQGYSFRIPVSDTQAYRQFGNSVVVPAFAAVAKLLASRIQQAVALRQSEAVNDGCAQ is encoded by the coding sequence GTGAGTGAACCCGCGCCAGAGCAGGCTGTGAAATCAACGGCTTCGGTGCAGGCGCTGCTGCGCCAGTTGCTGGATATCTACGATGCTAAAACCCTGGCAAACCAGCTGGTGGCACACGGTGAGGGCCACTGGAGTCCGGCAATCATTAAGAGACTTATCACCAGCGAGCGGGCAGGACATCGCCTGAGCGACGGCGAGTTTCGTTATCTGCAAACGTTGCTTCCGCGTCCTTCCGCCGCGCATCCCCATTATGCCTTCCGCTTTATCGATCTGTTTGCCGGTATCGGAGGGATTCGACACGGGTTTGAAGCCATCGGCGGTCAGTGCGTGTTTACCAGCGAGTGGAACAAACATGCGGTCCGCACCTATAAAGCCAACTGGTATTGTGACCCCGATGCGCATCGGTTCAACGCCGATATCCGCGATGTTACGCTGAGCCACAAAAGCGGCGTGAGCGATGAAGAGGCCGCAGAACATATTCGCCAGAACATCCCGGCACATGACGTGCTGCTGGCGGGCTTTCCGTGCCAGCCATTTTCCCTCGCTGGCGTATCGAAGAAAAATGCCCTCGGACGCGCGCACGGTTTTGCCTGCGATACCCAGGGAACGCTGTTTTTTGATGTGGTCCGCATTATCGATGCCCGCCGTCCGGCCATTTTTGTGCTGGAAAACGTCAAGAATTTAAAGAGCCATGACGGCGGCAAAACCTTCCGCATTATCATGCAGACGCTGGATGAGCTGGGCTACGACGTGGCGGATTCAGAGGACACGGGCGCCGATGATCCGAAAATCATTGATGGTAAACACTTCCTGCCCCAGCACCGGGAACGTATTGTGCTGGTCGGGTTCCGCCGCGATCTCAATCTGAAAGGCGATTTTACCCTGCGCGATATTCCGTCGTTGTATCCGGCGCGCCGTCCGTCCGTGGCCGATCTTCTTGAGCCCGCGGTGGACGCGAAATTTATCCTGACGCCAGTGCTCTGGAAGTACCTCTATCGCTATGCCAAAAAACATCAGGCAAAAGGCAACGGTTTTGGTTTTGGCATGGTCAACCCGAACGATCCGCACTGTGTGACCCGCACCCTGTCCGCGCGCTATTACAAAGACGGTGCAGAGATCCTGATCGACCGGGGCTGGGATAAGGCGTTAGGTGAGAAAGATTTCGACAACCCTGAAAACCAGCGCCATCGTCCACGTCGCTTAACCCCACGCGAATGCGCGCGGTTAATGGGGTTTGAGACGCCGCAGGGTTACAGCTTCCGCATTCCGGTCTCAGATACCCAGGCGTACCGACAGTTTGGCAACTCCGTGGTGGTTCCCGCCTTTGCGGCAGTGGCAAAACTGTTGGCTTCACGCATTCAACAGGCGGTTGCCCTGCGCCAGAGTGAGGCCGTCAATGACGGATGTGCACAATAA
- a CDS encoding very short patch repair endonuclease gives MTDVHNKATRSKNMRAIGTRDTAIEKRLAALLTEAGFDFRVQDASLAGRPDFVIDAYGCIIFTHGCFWHRHNCYLFKVPATRTDFWLEKIGKNVLRDQRDITTLVEQGWRVLVVWECALRGRLKLNDRDLSDRLEEWICGGGQTAQIDTQGIHPFTVSPPDTAPPQA, from the coding sequence ATGACGGATGTGCACAATAAGGCGACGCGCAGTAAAAACATGCGTGCCATTGGCACGCGTGATACGGCGATTGAGAAACGCCTGGCCGCGTTACTGACCGAAGCGGGTTTTGACTTTCGGGTGCAGGATGCCTCACTTGCCGGGCGTCCTGATTTCGTTATCGACGCCTATGGGTGCATTATCTTTACCCACGGCTGCTTCTGGCACCGGCACAATTGTTACCTGTTCAAAGTCCCGGCCACGCGCACCGATTTCTGGCTGGAGAAGATTGGCAAGAACGTCCTGCGTGACCAGCGCGATATCACCACGCTGGTCGAACAGGGATGGCGGGTGTTGGTGGTGTGGGAATGTGCGCTACGCGGCAGACTGAAACTGAACGATCGGGATCTGAGCGACCGGCTGGAAGAGTGGATCTGCGGCGGCGGTCAGACCGCGCAGATCGACACTCAGGGCATTCATCCGTTTACGGTTTCTCCACCTGACACGGCACCCCCTCAGGCTTAG
- a CDS encoding phosphohydrolase, with amino-acid sequence MELTQWQHRFERWLGENHTTDDTAHDISHFRRVWMTAQKIMANQAVEPLVILAACYFHDIVSLPKNHPERSQSSQLAARKTRDILHRDFPDFPAAHYAAVAHAIEAHSFSASIAPQSLEAKIVQDADRLEALGAIGLARVFAVSGALGVPLFDAVDPFADARTLDDRAFALDHFQTKLLRLPDTMQTEMGRELARHNADFLIQFMAKLSAELQGDCLGLDSQVLSRFRRSLHE; translated from the coding sequence ATGGAACTTACGCAGTGGCAGCATCGATTTGAGCGCTGGCTCGGGGAAAACCACACAACCGACGACACCGCGCATGATATTTCGCACTTTCGTCGTGTCTGGATGACGGCACAAAAAATCATGGCCAACCAGGCGGTGGAGCCACTGGTGATCCTGGCCGCATGCTATTTCCACGATATTGTCAGCCTGCCGAAAAACCATCCTGAGCGCAGCCAGTCATCGCAGCTGGCGGCGCGTAAAACGCGTGACATTTTGCACCGCGATTTCCCGGACTTCCCCGCAGCGCATTATGCCGCCGTGGCGCATGCCATTGAGGCGCACAGCTTCAGCGCCAGTATTGCGCCGCAGAGTCTGGAAGCCAAAATTGTGCAGGATGCTGACCGGCTGGAAGCGTTAGGGGCGATTGGCCTGGCGCGGGTGTTTGCCGTTTCGGGGGCGCTGGGCGTGCCGCTTTTTGACGCAGTTGATCCCTTTGCCGACGCGCGAACCCTTGATGACCGGGCGTTTGCCCTCGACCATTTTCAGACCAAGCTGCTGCGCTTGCCTGATACAATGCAAACAGAAATGGGGCGCGAGCTGGCACGCCACAACGCCGATTTTCTCATCCAGTTTATGGCAAAACTGAGTGCCGAACTACAGGGTGACTGCCTGGGGCTGGATAGCCAGGTACTGAGCCGCTTCCGTCGCAGTTTGCACGAATGA
- a CDS encoding sensor histidine kinase — protein sequence MSDLQPFPQTRKRPMKLNTLVTLMVCAIIGSVLLVVFALYSVQITRATRDDVKDTALGIARTLADSPEIQRGLMQAPQENIIQPIAQAVTKRNDLLFTVVTDMRGIRYSHPNEALLGLHFIGDDLNPALEGKENVSVNRGALAEALRVFTPVYDSQHEQIGVVVVGISLKKVEDQIARGRLNAVWTILFSIFMSSMAIWGLVRVLKRILFGLEPYEISALFEQRQAMLQSLREGVLAVDIHGRVTMINHTAREILLLPSGKQTENASAPLLASLREVSKTGIARQDQEISCNGRLLLCNMVPVKSQERVIGAITTFRDKTEISQLMQRIDGMVNYVDALRAHTHEFMNKLHVILGLLHIKRYDKLEEYILQTAHNYQTDIGAIQSKVKSPVIAGFLLGKINRAKEAGITLTLADECQIPDTANEEQVAVLVTVLGNLIENALDAMEGQPEGEISLLLHYQNGWLSCEVSDDGPGIDPAQLETIFTKGFSTKGENRGVGLFLARQQIQNLGGDITVESEPGVFTQFFVHIPWDSERNIA from the coding sequence ATGAGCGATTTGCAGCCTTTCCCCCAGACGCGCAAGCGCCCCATGAAACTGAACACGCTGGTCACGTTGATGGTGTGCGCGATCATCGGTTCAGTGCTACTGGTGGTCTTTGCGCTCTATTCGGTGCAGATCACCCGGGCAACCCGCGATGATGTCAAAGACACCGCACTCGGCATTGCCCGCACCCTCGCCGATAGCCCCGAGATACAGCGCGGCCTGATGCAGGCACCGCAGGAAAATATTATTCAGCCTATCGCCCAGGCGGTGACGAAACGAAACGATCTGCTGTTCACCGTGGTGACCGATATGCGCGGGATCCGCTATTCTCACCCGAACGAGGCGCTGCTGGGGCTGCATTTTATCGGCGACGATCTGAACCCGGCGCTGGAAGGTAAGGAGAACGTCTCCGTTAACCGGGGCGCGCTCGCGGAAGCCCTTCGCGTATTTACGCCCGTGTATGACAGCCAGCACGAGCAGATCGGCGTGGTGGTGGTCGGCATTTCGCTTAAAAAAGTGGAAGACCAGATCGCCCGCGGGCGACTGAACGCCGTCTGGACCATTTTGTTCAGTATCTTTATGAGCTCTATGGCGATCTGGGGGCTGGTTCGCGTTCTGAAACGCATCCTGTTCGGGCTGGAGCCGTACGAAATCTCCGCCCTGTTCGAACAGCGTCAGGCGATGCTGCAGTCGCTGCGTGAAGGGGTGTTAGCGGTCGATATTCATGGCCGCGTGACGATGATTAACCACACCGCCAGAGAGATACTGCTCCTGCCCTCCGGCAAGCAGACCGAAAACGCCAGTGCGCCCCTGCTGGCCAGCCTGCGCGAGGTGTCGAAGACGGGCATCGCACGCCAGGATCAGGAGATCAGCTGCAACGGGCGGCTGCTGCTGTGTAACATGGTGCCGGTGAAAAGCCAGGAGCGGGTGATCGGGGCTATCACCACCTTCCGCGACAAAACCGAAATCAGCCAGCTGATGCAGCGTATCGACGGCATGGTGAATTACGTCGACGCCCTGCGCGCCCACACGCACGAGTTTATGAACAAACTGCACGTGATCCTGGGCCTGCTGCATATCAAGCGCTACGACAAGCTGGAAGAGTACATTCTGCAGACGGCACATAATTATCAGACGGACATCGGCGCTATCCAGAGTAAGGTGAAATCCCCGGTGATTGCCGGGTTCCTGCTGGGTAAAATCAACCGGGCGAAAGAAGCGGGGATCACCCTCACCCTGGCGGATGAGTGCCAGATACCGGATACCGCCAACGAAGAGCAGGTCGCGGTGCTGGTCACCGTACTCGGTAACTTAATTGAAAACGCACTGGACGCGATGGAAGGCCAGCCGGAAGGCGAAATCAGCCTGCTGCTGCACTATCAGAATGGCTGGCTCAGCTGTGAAGTCAGCGATGACGGCCCGGGAATTGATCCCGCGCAGCTGGAGACTATTTTTACTAAAGGCTTCTCAACAAAAGGTGAAAACCGGGGCGTTGGGCTGTTCCTTGCCCGCCAGCAAATTCAGAACCTGGGCGGTGACATCACCGTCGAATCTGAACCTGGCGTATTTACCCAATTTTTTGTTCACATCCCCTGGGATAGCGAGAGGAATATCGCGTGA
- a CDS encoding N-acetylmuramic acid 6-phosphate etherase: MSIMLTGSVKERRHASTMNIDRLSTLDMLKVIHQDDALISAAITPFLPIIARVVDNAAATLSHGGRLVMVGAGPSGCVAKQAADEYAPGKTPVIAITAGDEATSYERGVADLQAINFGEHDMMLAVTVSGKTPWVWGAMRHAWSLGSPVAVITDNAQSEAAQLASMVIAPELGPDVVAGYLNTKAAIAQKMILSMVTTGLAVRTGRVYSNLRVDLEASSTQWAERQIAIVMEAGGCTRAVAKAALESCNHNCKTAVLMVLTGLDAWKAHELLAQNNGFIRVALQEAP; the protein is encoded by the coding sequence ATGAGCATTATGCTTACCGGTTCGGTCAAGGAAAGACGGCACGCCAGCACGATGAATATCGATAGATTGTCCACGCTGGACATGCTGAAAGTCATTCACCAGGATGATGCACTTATCTCCGCTGCAATCACCCCTTTTTTACCCATTATTGCCCGTGTGGTGGATAACGCCGCCGCGACCCTGAGCCACGGGGGGCGTCTGGTTATGGTTGGCGCGGGGCCGTCCGGCTGTGTGGCAAAACAGGCGGCGGATGAGTATGCCCCGGGTAAAACCCCGGTGATTGCCATCACGGCGGGCGACGAGGCGACAAGCTACGAGCGCGGCGTTGCCGACCTGCAGGCGATTAACTTTGGCGAGCACGATATGATGCTGGCGGTCACCGTAAGCGGAAAAACGCCGTGGGTCTGGGGCGCCATGCGGCATGCGTGGTCGCTCGGTTCACCGGTGGCGGTGATTACCGATAATGCGCAAAGCGAAGCGGCGCAGCTGGCGAGTATGGTAATTGCGCCAGAGCTGGGACCGGATGTGGTGGCCGGCTATCTGAATACCAAAGCGGCAATCGCGCAAAAGATGATCCTCTCTATGGTCACCACCGGGCTGGCCGTCCGCACCGGGCGGGTTTACAGCAATCTGCGCGTGGATCTGGAGGCGAGCAGCACCCAGTGGGCCGAACGGCAAATCGCGATTGTGATGGAAGCGGGGGGATGCACCCGCGCGGTAGCAAAAGCCGCGCTGGAGAGCTGTAACCATAACTGTAAAACGGCGGTGCTGATGGTGCTGACCGGGCTGGATGCCTGGAAAGCGCATGAATTGCTTGCGCAGAATAACGGGTTTATTCGGGTGGCGTTGCAGGAAGCGCCGTAA
- a CDS encoding YodC family protein, whose protein sequence is MVFLVSDEVKPKKGGPRMIVTGYSSGMVECRWHDGYSIKREAFREDELQPGDGRQQRDKA, encoded by the coding sequence ATGGTCTTTTTGGTCAGTGATGAAGTTAAGCCTAAGAAGGGCGGCCCACGTATGATTGTCACCGGGTATTCCAGCGGAATGGTGGAATGTCGGTGGCATGACGGTTACAGCATCAAGCGGGAAGCGTTTCGTGAAGATGAGCTTCAGCCAGGTGACGGGCGGCAACAGCGTGATAAGGCTTAA
- the drpB gene encoding cell division protein DrpB, producing the protein MERKIERSLGGKLALWVFYAFCGYFVWAMARYVWVISKIPSLPNTAVEGDLGSTSGKWLGALLGFLVLGTVGLILGAIAWYTRPRQDNP; encoded by the coding sequence ATGGAACGAAAAATCGAACGCAGCCTGGGAGGCAAACTGGCCCTGTGGGTGTTCTACGCTTTTTGCGGTTACTTTGTCTGGGCGATGGCGCGGTACGTTTGGGTTATCAGTAAGATACCGTCGCTGCCGAATACGGCAGTGGAAGGGGATTTGGGGTCAACCAGCGGCAAATGGCTTGGGGCATTGCTGGGGTTTCTGGTGCTGGGCACGGTCGGCCTGATCCTGGGCGCGATTGCGTGGTACACCCGTCCCCGTCAGGACAACCCGTGA
- the yedA gene encoding drug/metabolite exporter YedA, producing MRFRQLLPLIGALFSLYIIWGSTYFVIRIGVESWPPLMMAGVRFLSAGILLMAFLLLRGHKLPPLRPLLNAALIGLLLLAVGNGFVTVAEHQNVPSGIAAVVVATVPLFTLCFSRLFGIRTRKLEWLGIGIGLAGIILLNSGGNLSGNPWGAVIILIGSISWAFGSVYGSRIELPSGMMAGAIEMLAAGIVLLIASTLTGETLTAMPDLSGFLAVGYLALFGSIIAINAYMFLIRNVSPAVATSYAYVNPVVAVLLGTGLGGEVLSPVEWLALGVIVFAVVLVTLGKYLLPAKPEGVPCQVEKP from the coding sequence ATGCGTTTTCGGCAACTACTACCGCTCATCGGAGCGCTCTTTTCGCTGTATATCATCTGGGGATCAACTTACTTCGTCATTCGCATCGGGGTGGAAAGCTGGCCCCCGCTGATGATGGCGGGGGTTCGTTTTCTCTCGGCAGGCATCCTGCTGATGGCCTTCCTGCTGTTACGCGGGCATAAGCTCCCTCCGCTGCGCCCGCTGCTTAATGCCGCCCTGATTGGCCTGCTGCTGCTGGCCGTCGGCAACGGCTTTGTCACCGTCGCAGAGCACCAGAACGTGCCCTCCGGGATCGCCGCAGTGGTGGTTGCCACCGTCCCACTGTTTACGCTCTGCTTTAGTCGACTTTTTGGCATCCGCACCCGCAAGCTGGAATGGCTGGGGATTGGGATTGGACTTGCCGGCATCATTCTGCTCAACAGCGGCGGCAACCTGAGCGGTAACCCGTGGGGCGCCGTGATTATTCTCATCGGCTCCATCAGTTGGGCGTTTGGCTCGGTGTACGGGTCACGTATTGAGCTGCCGTCCGGCATGATGGCGGGCGCCATTGAGATGCTTGCCGCAGGCATTGTGCTGCTGATTGCCTCCACGCTGACGGGGGAAACACTGACGGCCATGCCGGATCTGTCCGGCTTCCTGGCCGTGGGTTACCTGGCGCTGTTTGGCTCCATCATCGCGATTAATGCGTACATGTTCCTGATCCGCAACGTCTCTCCGGCGGTCGCCACCAGCTATGCCTACGTTAACCCGGTCGTGGCGGTACTGCTTGGCACGGGTCTGGGCGGTGAAGTGCTTTCGCCGGTTGAATGGCTGGCGTTGGGCGTGATTGTGTTTGCCGTGGTGCTGGTAACGCTGGGGAAATACCTGCTGCCCGCTAAGCCTGAGGGGGTGCCGTGTCAGGTGGAGAAACCGTAA
- a CDS encoding DUF808 domain-containing protein has protein sequence MILAGSSLLTLLDDIATLLDDISVMGKLAAKKTAGVLGDDLSLNAQQVSGVRANRELPVVWGVAKGSFLNKVILVPLALLISAFIPWAITPLLMIGGAFLCFEGVEKVLHSFAASKKNDTPEVRQQRLEALAAQDPKTFERDKIKGAIRTDFILSAEIVAITLGIVSDSPLLNQVLILSGIAILVTVGVYGLVGLIVKLDDIGFWLEAKSSAIAKGIGKSLLVLAPWLMKSLSVVGTLAMFLVGGGIVVHGIAPLHHAIEHFAAEQGAVVAAILPTLLNLVLGFIVGAIVVAAVKLVEKMRGTAH, from the coding sequence GTGATTTTGGCGGGAAGTAGCTTATTAACATTGCTGGATGATATTGCCACGTTGCTGGACGACATTTCCGTAATGGGAAAACTGGCGGCGAAGAAAACTGCAGGGGTTCTGGGGGATGATTTATCGCTGAATGCCCAGCAGGTGAGTGGCGTACGGGCTAACCGCGAGTTACCGGTGGTATGGGGCGTGGCGAAAGGCTCATTCCTCAACAAGGTGATTCTGGTACCGCTGGCGCTGTTGATCAGCGCCTTTATTCCCTGGGCGATTACGCCGTTGCTGATGATTGGTGGCGCATTTTTATGCTTCGAAGGGGTAGAGAAAGTGCTGCACTCCTTCGCGGCGAGTAAGAAGAATGACACGCCAGAAGTGCGTCAGCAGCGTCTGGAAGCGCTGGCTGCACAGGATCCAAAAACCTTCGAACGCGATAAAATCAAGGGCGCCATTCGTACCGACTTTATTCTGTCGGCGGAGATCGTGGCCATTACCCTGGGGATCGTGTCTGACTCGCCGCTGCTGAATCAGGTGCTGATCCTCTCCGGGATCGCCATTCTGGTGACGGTAGGGGTTTACGGTCTGGTAGGGCTTATCGTCAAACTGGATGATATCGGCTTCTGGCTGGAGGCGAAATCGAGCGCGATAGCTAAAGGTATCGGCAAAAGCCTGCTGGTGCTTGCGCCATGGTTGATGAAGAGTCTGTCTGTCGTGGGGACGCTGGCGATGTTCCTTGTCGGCGGTGGGATTGTGGTACACGGTATTGCGCCGCTGCACCATGCGATAGAACATTTTGCGGCAGAGCAGGGTGCCGTGGTGGCGGCCATTCTGCCCACGCTGCTTAATCTGGTGCTGGGCTTTATTGTGGGGGCTATTGTGGTAGCTGCCGTGAAGCTGGTTGAAAAAATGCGCGGAACGGCGCACTAA
- the dgcQ gene encoding cellulose biosynthesis regulator diguanylate cyclase DgcQ, with product MQRDTFVVRRSFLQWLHKRSNPGAIVNLCFLVVLVFSTLLTWREVVVLEDAYISSQRNHLETVATSLDRQLQFSVDKLLFFRQSMRDALQTPLAFDVLRAAVTRFNADRTRPFWQLAVDTKRTLPINGVSDAFVEKTTLLNRDNELLDNEVSAALEVGYLLRLASPVMRSEERVVYVSRAGFYLSTDTPAQSADIIPRYYHLVTQPWFTQQTERNNRARAVLWFISTPSTWTGNERMITASVPIYFDHYWYGVVAMDFSLNTMKRLLADATDDHAEGEYQLYDTRLNMIASSEASTSEANHFDERETAQIAHAIESDTGGGIRLGSRFVSWERLDHFDGVILRVHTLHEGVKGDFGSISIVLALLWALFTAMLLISWLVIRRMVSNMYTLQHSLQWQAWHDPLTRLNNRGALFERAKVLAKQCQAQSLPLSVIQLDLDHFKNINDRFGHQAGDKVLSHAAGLIASALRKNDVAGRVGGEEFCVVLPGIGLEEARAVAERIRSRIDSKEILVKKSTTLRISASMGVSCAQEKGNYDFEQLQSIADARLYLAKQRGRNQVVWDDQDRK from the coding sequence GTGCAGCGTGATACCTTTGTTGTAAGACGGTCTTTTCTGCAATGGCTGCATAAGCGTAGCAATCCGGGTGCGATTGTTAATCTCTGTTTTCTGGTGGTACTGGTTTTTTCGACTCTCCTTACCTGGCGAGAAGTGGTGGTGCTGGAAGATGCCTATATCTCAAGCCAGCGCAACCACCTGGAGACGGTGGCCACGTCGCTGGACAGACAGCTCCAGTTCAGCGTGGATAAGCTGCTGTTTTTCCGCCAGAGCATGCGCGATGCGCTCCAGACACCGCTGGCGTTTGATGTCCTGCGTGCTGCGGTGACACGCTTCAATGCAGACCGGACGCGTCCTTTCTGGCAGCTTGCCGTGGATACAAAACGCACGCTGCCCATCAACGGCGTTTCGGATGCTTTTGTTGAAAAAACCACGCTCCTCAATCGCGACAATGAACTTCTCGATAATGAAGTGTCTGCTGCGCTTGAAGTGGGGTATTTGCTCAGGCTGGCCTCACCGGTCATGCGAAGCGAAGAGCGGGTAGTCTATGTCTCCCGGGCCGGGTTTTACCTCTCCACGGATACGCCTGCACAGAGCGCCGATATCATCCCGCGCTATTACCATCTGGTGACCCAGCCCTGGTTTACGCAGCAAACGGAACGTAACAACCGTGCGCGCGCGGTGCTGTGGTTTATCTCCACGCCGTCAACCTGGACCGGCAACGAACGCATGATCACCGCCAGCGTACCCATCTATTTTGACCATTACTGGTACGGCGTGGTGGCGATGGATTTTTCTCTCAATACCATGAAACGTCTGCTGGCCGATGCGACGGATGACCACGCGGAAGGGGAGTATCAGCTGTACGATACCCGGCTCAATATGATCGCCTCTTCTGAAGCATCCACGAGCGAGGCCAACCATTTTGATGAGCGTGAAACGGCGCAGATTGCCCATGCCATTGAGAGCGATACCGGCGGCGGGATCCGGCTTGGCAGCCGTTTTGTCAGCTGGGAGCGGCTCGATCATTTTGACGGGGTTATCCTGCGGGTCCATACCCTGCATGAAGGCGTAAAAGGCGACTTCGGCAGCATCAGTATCGTGCTGGCGCTCCTGTGGGCGCTCTTCACCGCCATGCTGCTGATCTCCTGGCTGGTGATTCGCCGGATGGTCAGCAACATGTACACGCTCCAGCACTCATTGCAGTGGCAGGCCTGGCACGATCCGCTCACCCGTCTGAATAACCGTGGGGCGCTGTTTGAGCGGGCAAAAGTGCTGGCGAAGCAATGTCAGGCACAGTCGCTGCCGTTATCGGTTATCCAGCTCGATCTTGATCATTTTAAAAACATCAACGACCGTTTCGGCCATCAGGCCGGAGATAAGGTGCTGTCCCATGCGGCGGGGCTGATTGCCAGCGCCCTGCGTAAGAACGACGTTGCCGGGCGCGTGGGCGGGGAAGAGTTTTGCGTGGTCCTGCCGGGTATCGGGCTGGAGGAGGCGAGAGCGGTGGCGGAACGCATTCGCTCACGCATCGACAGCAAAGAGATCCTGGTGAAAAAGAGCACGACGTTGCGTATCAGCGCGTCGATGGGGGTCAGCTGCGCGCAGGAGAAGGGGAATTACGACTTCGAACAACTGCAGTCGATTGCGGATGCCCGGCTGTATCTGGCCAAACAGCGCGGCCGCAACCAGGTGGTGTGGGACGATCAGGACAGGAAGTGA
- a CDS encoding porin gives MKRKALAILVPALLMAGVANAAEIYNKGGNKVDFYGKMVGERIWSNTDESNSENEDTSYARFGVKGETQINSQLTGYGQFEYNIDASQPEGKQDESTRLAFSGLKYADYGSFDYGRNYGVAYDGAAYTDMLVEWGGDSWAATDNFMTQRTNGVATYRNTDFFGMVEGLNFAVQYQGKNDDRDLFKANGDGYSMSVNYNLDGFGFVGVYGKSDRTDEQTADHYGDNAEVWALSAKYDANSVYAAVMYGETRNMTKVGYNAFANKTQNVEAVVQYQFDFGLRPSLGYVYSQGKDLYARNGYKGVDADRVNYIEVGTWYYFNKNMNVYTAYKFNLLDEEDGAITGNATDDQFAMGIVYQF, from the coding sequence ATGAAAAGAAAAGCATTGGCTATTCTTGTACCCGCGTTATTAATGGCTGGCGTAGCAAATGCCGCTGAGATTTACAATAAAGGCGGTAATAAAGTCGATTTCTACGGAAAGATGGTTGGCGAACGCATCTGGTCCAACACTGATGAAAGCAACAGTGAAAATGAAGATACGTCATATGCCCGTTTTGGCGTAAAAGGCGAAACGCAAATTAATAGCCAACTGACCGGTTATGGCCAGTTTGAATACAATATTGATGCAAGCCAGCCCGAAGGTAAACAGGATGAGAGCACGCGTCTGGCTTTCTCTGGTCTGAAATATGCGGATTACGGTTCATTCGATTATGGCCGAAACTATGGCGTAGCTTATGACGGCGCGGCGTACACCGATATGCTGGTTGAATGGGGTGGTGATTCCTGGGCTGCCACGGACAACTTTATGACTCAGCGTACCAATGGCGTTGCGACCTACCGTAACACCGATTTCTTCGGTATGGTTGAAGGTCTTAACTTTGCTGTTCAGTATCAGGGTAAAAATGACGACCGTGATCTTTTCAAAGCAAACGGCGATGGTTACAGCATGTCTGTAAATTATAACCTTGATGGCTTTGGTTTCGTGGGTGTCTACGGTAAATCCGATCGTACCGATGAACAAACAGCTGATCATTATGGCGACAATGCTGAAGTATGGGCACTGTCTGCAAAATATGATGCAAATAGCGTTTATGCTGCGGTGATGTACGGTGAAACCCGTAATATGACTAAAGTTGGATATAACGCCTTCGCCAATAAGACCCAAAACGTTGAAGCCGTTGTTCAGTATCAATTCGACTTTGGTCTGCGTCCATCCCTGGGCTACGTATATTCACAGGGTAAAGATCTGTATGCCCGTAATGGCTATAAAGGCGTTGACGCTGACCGCGTAAATTATATTGAAGTGGGTACCTGGTACTACTTCAATAAAAACATGAACGTTTATACTGCCTATAAATTTAACCTGCTGGACGAAGAAGACGGTGCCATCACTGGCAACGCAACTGACGATCAGTTCGCGATGGGTATTGTTTACCAGTTCTAA